The Ipomoea triloba cultivar NCNSP0323 chromosome 14, ASM357664v1 region AACTCCATTTGCTTTCTGCAAACGAATATTAGAATTTGCTTTTACGGATGGCAAGTTGGCAACACACCTCTGGGCTTCTCTTGCCCGATCCTTATATTGTGGACTATAATTCATAGAATTGTAAGATGAATTACTGAtctaaaaatttgtttttagtgtattatgtgttttttttagcATGTACTATATCAAAAATGaacttcaatatattaaaaataaatatatataaatggtccATTTTTTGATGTGAACTATGGTTTAAGGTATAATTTGCCTCTCTTGCCAACccaaaaaggaaattaaattatattccaatggcgttaataaaaaattcataaaataaaatagaaagtaaaaagaaattgatatatttgtaattaaatttggatttttagttgattgtttaatttgttaatgtTTTAGTTGCTGGTTGTAACTTTATAACTagagaattgtaattctttcatttatttatttattgcattCTTTCATTTagtactaaaatattttttttaaaaaaactagtACTAAAATATTTAGTAGTATTTAAGTTGagattaatataaattttttaatttttacaatttaaaaatagaGTCGGGGATTCCCTGTTCTCCGATAATCCCCGTGGGGATGGGCATTGGGGGAGAAAGTCCGGGGCGGGGATGGGGGTATGCCCCCGTCCCCACCCCGTCTCGTTGACATCCCTAACAATGAGGGGTTAAATCACCCATGTCCACAAATTTTGTAAAAAGGATCCTGGCCATAAAAAATGTCAAGGGAAATGTGGACCacaagaataaaatataaaggcTATCCTTATCCCTGAAAGTGtatctcactttcaaaagtatGTCTCACGTCCACATCATCAGATTcaaaattatttcattattttctctACATCAGCATAATATTCTCTCACTTTTGAAAACGATTCCCCCTTCACAAGTGGGATTCCCCATTCTCCTCCAATATCATctgcttttttttctttttttttggagaaataaATGACTATTATTAAGTTTGTGAGTAAAAATCCCAAGATAACAAAATAGGAAAGAGCGGCTTGCTACACCACAGAGACGGACTAAGAGCATCCCGACCAATGCATATTTAGGAGTTTTTGGTACAGTAAATGTTGAGGTGGAAGTGAGAGAAGGGAGGAGAGAGAACCTTTGGGTTCATCTGCAAGAGGTAGCTTTTAGCAGGCTTTGGGTTCATCTGCAAGAGGTAGTTTTTAGCACAGTAATTTCTGACATTTGGACTTCATAAACAGATACGCGCACAGCAGGCGCCAAAGGGGGCGCGTGCAATCAGGCACGCCTGTCTCATctgcaattttaatttttttttcttttaatcatatttgttttattttatttttcttccccATCCCCCcctctcttttctaatcacacttacaaaaaccctaaaataacctcattgataaggatgctctaagagcCCCATAGTATTTGCAATGGCAATACAGCTACCTAGTTGCCTGACAAGTACAGAACATATCACTACCCTTTATTAGTCACAATCTTAATATCTTAGTTTATCCTTTTATGTCTTTTACACTTATAAGCTAATTCTTCAAGGGTAGATCGACGACCGCTGAAGCGTCTTCATAGTTACTCGAATTTCCGTTCGAACGGTTGCGACTAGTTATTACAAGTCAATAATCAGTTTGTGAACTTTGATGCAcgaaaataatatgtttatgaatttaattgtaacttttttaaagtttaaaggcttaattaccttttaatataaaatttagaaGCCTATTTAAGTAGATGAATTACAAATATGATGATATATTAGTATTctcacttttgaaagtgagaagATACTGCAAGGATACACAGAGCCTTAGCAAAgtcttttattttgttaaatagaAGGTCAAAAGAACTTGTAAAGCTAAGTATACATATACTTCTAAGTCCATACCATTACAGAAAAATCTATATAACAATACAAGCAGGCTATATCTCTCATAAGCACAGAGCATAAATTGCCATACTCTTGAAGGTGAGAATCTACTCTCAAAGAGACTGATGGCCCTAAGCAAGATAACAATATATACTATTAGAAATTCTGTAGCAGAAAGCAAATTATGCAGCTAAAATACCTCGAGAAATCGGATTTGCTGTGATCTGGTATCCAAATGACTCGGTTTTTGAAGTTCGAAAGCAATAGTCTACCTGCCATCATTGGTAATTAACTGGGAAAATACTTGGCTGGTTGATATATCTGAAACAGCATTACCATTATCTGCTAAGATGGCAGTGGAAACAGCTCTCGGTGGTGGTTGCTCGGTAGAAGTTGCGGGATTAACTTCATCGTCGGGTTGACCCCGGCCTCCATTCCCTTGAAGCTGAAGGACGTATTCCAAGTTCCACAGCACGTCTCCCATTGTAGGCCTATCGACGCCATAGTCTGCGAGGCATTTCTCGGCTGTCTCGCCATATTTTTTCAGAGCACTCGGTTTTATCTGGTCTCGTATGTTTGGATCAACGATTTGATCTATCTGCCCTCGTTTCTGCCACTGCAATGCCCATTCCCCCAAATTCACTTGCTCCCGCTCAAGCACGGGGTCTACAGCGGGCCTTGCGCATAGAACTTCGAATAGCACGACCCCGAATGAATAAACGTCTGATTTATCAGTAAGCTGCTGTCTCCGGAAATACTCCGGATCGAGGTACCCAAAGCTTCCTTTTACCCCGGTGCTGACGTGTGTCTCGTCGAGACAGGGACCAGACCTCGAGAGACCAAAATCAGCAACCTTAGCAACGTAGTTTTCATCGAGCAAAATGTTTGTTGATTTAATGTCCCGGTGGATGATCCCTTGTGCAAAACCCGTGTGGAGGTAGTGGAGGCCTCGTGCTGCTCCAATGCACACCTCGAGCCTTTGCTTCCAAGACAACGGGGGTAACCGGCCACCATACAAGTGCTTCTTAAGCGGTCCATTTTCCACATACTCGTAaacaagaatcatctcagactGCTCTTCGCAATATCCAACAAGTGAAACCAGATGGCGGTGGCGAATTTTAGAAAGAACCGAGATTTCTGTGTGGAATTCAGGGAGGCCTTGCCTGGAACCCGGGACACACCGTTTAACAGCAACCTTTATGTTGTCTTTAAGAACTCCCTTGTAAACCATCCCGAACCCCCCGGAACCAATAATCAGACTCTTATCAAAATTACTCGTGGCCACTTGTATATCTGCAAATGGAATTCTCATCGCGAGATATCCATTCGGGCCTAGAGGAACGAGGGCAGTCCCTTCAGACAACGTGCCAAGGGAACTTCCTCCATATTGGCGTAAAGGAGTCCAGCCAGCACTCTCAGTGCGTTTCGGCTTTGGTTTCTTTTTTCTACATTTCAACAATGCTAACATAGCCAACAATGCCAAGCTCACCAAAGCCACTCCACTAATAACCGAAACAACCAAAATCCAAACATTTTTCTTCTTAGCCCCATCTCGCAAACCCACAACATTCAACATCTTCATAATCTCCACCCCGTTCAGAATAGCATTCTTCTTCCAAACACTACTCATATCAGACGGGCCAACGCTAATTTGCAAAACCCCGCTATCCCCCGTGTACACAACGAAATCAATGTAGTAAGGCGCTGCCAAAACGTGGAACGTGAGCGCAGACAAATCAAGGTCTTTATACGCCATAACTCCATTGATATAAACATTGAAGTACAAAACGCCAGGAGCAGAACTCACAATATCACAGAAATGCAACCGAACAACGTGTACACTATCCCGAGATCCCACAGGGAAGCTCCATGTTATATTAAACATGAAATTCGAAGTCGCTTTTTCCCAATTCATTTCTTGTGCAGTCATGTAAACATTATCAGGGGCAATCTCTTTGGTGGCACCACCTGTTTGGTAATTGGGGACATGACTAATCCAAGCAAG contains the following coding sequences:
- the LOC116004568 gene encoding probable receptor-like protein kinase At5g24010, which gives rise to MRGKNLCLVALFFSLIPLSTAFIPQDNYLINCGSNRSISVDNRSFLGDSIKSGSVHLSQGEAISLKGQTSGSNLSLVYSTARVFTAASIYSFNIKKLGTHLVRLHFSPFVSQNFNLRDANFSVSANGVLLFKDFGVGSTVLREFIVMVDKVKLQILFTPTLDSGFGFVNAIEVFSAPDDFIIDPGIKLISPVSVKEFNQNLTLQTLETVHRVNVGGAKITPFNDTLWRTWVPDEDFLVLKSAAKLAWISHVPNYQTGGATKEIAPDNVYMTAQEMNWEKATSNFMFNITWSFPVGSRDSVHVVRLHFCDIVSSAPGVLYFNVYINGVMAYKDLDLSALTFHVLAAPYYIDFVVYTGDSGVLQISVGPSDMSSVWKKNAILNGVEIMKMLNVVGLRDGAKKKNVWILVVSVISGVALVSLALLAMLALLKCRKKKPKPKRTESAGWTPLRQYGGSSLGTLSEGTALVPLGPNGYLAMRIPFADIQVATSNFDKSLIIGSGGFGMVYKGVLKDNIKVAVKRCVPGSRQGLPEFHTEISVLSKIRHRHLVSLVGYCEEQSEMILVYEYVENGPLKKHLYGGRLPPLSWKQRLEVCIGAARGLHYLHTGFAQGIIHRDIKSTNILLDENYVAKVADFGLSRSGPCLDETHVSTGVKGSFGYLDPEYFRRQQLTDKSDVYSFGVVLFEVLCARPAVDPVLEREQVNLGEWALQWQKRGQIDQIVDPNIRDQIKPSALKKYGETAEKCLADYGVDRPTMGDVLWNLEYVLQLQGNGGRGQPDDEVNPATSTEQPPPRAVSTAILADNGNAVSDISTSQVFSQLITNDGR